One genomic region from Caldalkalibacillus uzonensis encodes:
- a CDS encoding H-type small acid-soluble spore protein has protein sequence MNVGRAKQIVESTDEIVVLHQGEPIWIQRVDEERGTARIYPYDNPEHEREVPVAELVEKH, from the coding sequence ATGAACGTCGGACGTGCCAAACAAATTGTTGAGTCTACTGATGAAATTGTTGTTTTGCACCAGGGGGAACCGATCTGGATCCAGCGGGTGGATGAAGAGCGGGGAACAGCCCGTATTTACCCTTATGACAATCCTGAACATGAGCGTGAGGTCCCTGTTGCAGAATTGGTGGAAAAACATTAA
- the queG gene encoding tRNA epoxyqueuosine(34) reductase QueG, translated as MGLAQTDQNLDLRQLKQEIIDYSRSIGIDKIGFAAADPFAELKQRLIRHRELGYESGFEEPDIEKRTTPTKILPEAQSIIAIALAYPSRLKHPPRSKQGAYRGILCRASWGLDYHHILRDKLQKLESFIKSRVPDAHCESMVDTGALSDRAVAERAGIGWSGKNTAIITKEFGSWVYLGEMLTSIPFEPDQPVTESCGTCNKCIEACPTGALVQGGQLDSNKCIAYLTQVKNFVPLPYREKIGNRLYGCDTCQTVCPHNRKKNFTHHPEMEPDPQVVKPLLKPMLYMSKREFRKTFGPTASAWRGKKPLQRNAIIALGNFKDETAVPELIDLLHNDPRPAIRGTAAWALGKIGTEEGRQALKEAQRLEADQDVLAEVEHALNMFNH; from the coding sequence ATGGGGCTGGCTCAAACAGACCAGAATCTCGACCTGAGACAATTAAAGCAAGAGATCATCGATTACAGCCGCTCGATCGGCATTGATAAAATTGGTTTTGCTGCGGCTGACCCCTTTGCCGAATTGAAGCAGCGCTTGATACGTCACCGGGAATTGGGCTATGAGTCCGGCTTTGAGGAACCGGACATTGAGAAGCGTACCACCCCTACCAAGATTTTGCCTGAAGCACAATCAATCATTGCCATCGCTCTGGCGTATCCCTCTCGCCTGAAGCATCCCCCCCGTTCCAAGCAAGGCGCTTACAGGGGGATTTTGTGCCGGGCGTCATGGGGGCTGGATTATCACCATATTTTGCGTGATAAACTACAAAAACTGGAATCCTTTATCAAGAGCAGAGTGCCAGATGCTCACTGTGAATCAATGGTGGATACCGGTGCTTTATCTGACCGGGCAGTGGCTGAACGGGCAGGTATAGGCTGGAGTGGGAAAAATACAGCCATTATTACCAAAGAATTCGGTTCCTGGGTGTATTTGGGTGAAATGCTCACTTCCATTCCTTTTGAGCCGGACCAGCCGGTGACTGAGTCTTGCGGCACCTGTAACAAATGTATTGAAGCCTGCCCAACAGGGGCCCTGGTCCAGGGAGGGCAGCTGGACTCCAACAAATGTATTGCCTATTTGACCCAGGTTAAAAATTTCGTGCCGCTCCCTTACCGGGAAAAAATAGGTAACCGGCTGTACGGCTGTGACACCTGCCAGACGGTTTGTCCCCATAACCGCAAAAAGAACTTTACCCATCATCCAGAAATGGAACCTGATCCACAGGTCGTCAAGCCCTTGTTAAAACCAATGCTCTACATGAGCAAACGGGAATTCCGGAAAACGTTTGGCCCCACTGCTTCTGCCTGGCGGGGGAAAAAACCTTTGCAACGCAATGCCATTATCGCTTTAGGTAATTTTAAAGACGAAACAGCTGTCCCTGAATTGATTGACCTCTTGCACAATGATCCCCGGCCAGCCATTCGGGGCACAGCAGCTTGGGCCTTGGGAAAAATCGGAACAGAGGAGGGACGGCAAGCGCTAAAAGAGGCACAAAG
- the rnhA gene encoding ribonuclease HI, translating into MKEVTIYTDGACSGNPGPGGWAAVLMYGQHVKELTGGSEYTTNQRMELTAAIEGLKALKEPCKVKLYSDSAYMVNGFQQKWYCNWEKNGWKNSSGQPVANKELWQALLQLTRKHEVTFYKVKGHADNKWNNRCDELAVKAIPK; encoded by the coding sequence ATGAAAGAAGTAACCATTTATACCGATGGAGCCTGTTCAGGAAACCCTGGCCCGGGGGGATGGGCAGCTGTGCTGATGTATGGCCAGCATGTGAAAGAATTGACAGGTGGAAGCGAATACACAACCAACCAAAGAATGGAATTAACAGCGGCGATTGAGGGGTTGAAAGCCCTCAAAGAACCGTGTAAGGTAAAACTATATAGTGATTCTGCCTACATGGTTAACGGCTTTCAACAAAAATGGTATTGCAACTGGGAGAAAAATGGCTGGAAAAACAGCTCCGGACAGCCGGTGGCTAACAAAGAACTGTGGCAAGCCTTGCTCCAATTGACACGTAAACATGAGGTCACCTTTTACAAAGTGAAAGGACATGCTGACAACAAGTGGAATAACCGCTGTGATGAGTTGGCTGTGAAGGCTATTCCAAAATAG
- a CDS encoding B3/B4 domain-containing protein — MIKTLGKTVVSEVKKVELHLDETILSKLPHIQIGLIRYQGATVSESPKMLKGRIELFLEQLKTEYEPQEIGNIPQIGYFRQCFKALGISPSKYRPSSEALLRRVLQGKPFPFIHSAADVNNFVSLYHLMPCGLYDADQLSGERLVMRLGRPGEAYISLAGKETSAEGKWITADNAGPFGSPIIDADRTKTSLNSTHMLHILYLPDPLKDGQDAHSLLQSVADLFIQMNGGEVLDLKVMKQSSA; from the coding sequence TTGATTAAAACGTTGGGAAAAACTGTGGTATCAGAGGTGAAAAAGGTGGAATTGCATCTTGATGAAACGATTCTATCCAAACTTCCGCATATACAAATCGGCCTGATTCGTTACCAAGGGGCAACCGTGTCTGAATCCCCCAAAATGCTAAAGGGGCGCATTGAGTTGTTCCTGGAACAGTTGAAGACAGAATATGAACCGCAAGAAATAGGCAACATCCCTCAAATCGGTTATTTTCGCCAATGCTTTAAAGCGTTGGGAATCTCCCCCTCAAAATACCGTCCCAGTTCAGAAGCTTTATTAAGAAGGGTGTTGCAGGGCAAGCCTTTTCCGTTTATTCATTCCGCTGCTGATGTGAACAATTTTGTCTCACTGTACCATCTTATGCCTTGCGGGCTGTATGACGCCGATCAGCTGTCTGGAGAAAGACTGGTTATGCGCTTGGGCAGACCTGGGGAAGCGTATATCTCCTTGGCTGGTAAAGAAACGTCTGCTGAAGGCAAATGGATTACAGCAGATAACGCAGGACCTTTTGGCAGCCCAATCATTGACGCGGACCGCACGAAAACATCGTTGAACTCCACCCATATGTTGCATATTCTCTACCTTCCCGATCCGCTTAAGGATGGTCAGGACGCCCACTCCCTGCTGCAGTCTGTAGCAGATCTGTTTATTCAAATGAACGGGGGAGAGGTATTGGACTTGAAAGTCATGAAGCAGTCTAGTGCTTAA